aaaaaaaaaaaaaaaaaaaagccagaaACTGCAGCATGAGCTAAAGAAGAATGCAAAGAACACCAAAAGGCAGTACAATatggtaataaaaaattcaacgtGTTCTGTTGCAGTTCTCTTCCTTTTGTTTGTGGCCACTGTAACCACTAAGATTAGTTTTTGTTATGCATTTCCAACATGGGGTGTGGTCAGAGTGAGAGAGAAAAGGTGCTTTTGAGGCTCAAGCAAGTTATAAAATAGATCCTTAAAAAACTTGCTAGCTTCTCGACCTGGTAAGAGGGATTATCGCGAATGGGCTCAGGATGTCTGCCATAACATGACAAGTCACATCCGTAAGGTCCACCTTGTATTTCCTTACAAATAACATGAAAGGAGACGGGCATTATTAAGGCAAGCACACTCCCTTCTTTATCAGCATTACCTTGTCAGGATGTCACCTTAATCATCATCTTCTAGAATCCTACTAGAAGCCATGCTTGTGACATACTTGTGTGTTGCTGTAGattcgtgaaaaaaaaaaatttatataaagaattattattataatttacagtgttttttaaatatatatatatatatatatatatatatataaagcttaatttttaatcaatttaatattaaaaaaataaaatcaacaaagaaaattttgaaaaaaatcataacaaaaaaaataaaaaataaaaaaatcatgcaggaaaacactatagcaatctatagtatttaatgagaaaatctacagttgtaattttcaaccaactcaatattaaaaataataaaattgataaagataattttaaaaaaaatcataataaaaaaaaaatcatgtgggggaatactatagcaatccacaatgttttaaagaaaacaaccacaaaactaaattctcaaccagctcaatatgaaaagaaaaaaaatcgacaaagataattctggaaaaaaaaaaaccataaaaaagctATGTgaagaaacactatagcaatctaaaatattttttttaaaaaaactagaaagctAAATTCTCGACcagctttatatataaaaaaaaaaatcaacaattttttttttttttaaatatataagaaaagttAAAGCAAAATTTTTGCCGGGAGATGGAGGCATATCTACTTTAAACTATCAGTTTTTGGATTACATGACAGGTACAAATTCGAGGATGTTCTACGGGAGCTGTGCTAGATATTATCTGTTTCCTTGAAGTGTCGTGCTGTAGATTagtttctatttcttttcttgacAGTAGCAGTACTTAATCTACTATATCATATGCTTGTTATAAGATCAATCCTCATTTCAATATCAGAATGCTGGTTTATTTCATCCAAGGCATCATATTATAGTGATCTCTCAATGTGTTTTAATGAGCAGCAGGAATAATAATGCATATCAAAACGTAACGCGGAGCAAATATCTTAACAAGTATTGAACATGAAGAAACAATGCAtaatattaaatcaaacaaGGTTAACATAAATCCATACAACAAAAATTAGGATTAAGTTAGaagaataaacatgaaaaagtaaataaataaacaacaccGGCGAAATGAAATTCGTCAAGAAAGGCTGGCTGTTGAAGGAAGAGAAACAACAATGTCTAAAGAGCTCGAGACTTGATAATGTCAAAGCTCATTTCGCTAGGATCCGTTGCTTGCAACTCCACTTGAATGCCATCTAGTTCCCTCTTGAATCTGTCTTTGGAGCTTGCATAGACCATCTTACTTCTGATCCTTGATGTGTCAGGTGACCTACGTACAAAGGCAAAACAGTCCAGTAATTCTGTGTCTAGTAAGCGTTTCACATGTCTTGTTACTCCAACAAGCAGGGAAGCATTAGCCAGAGAGAGTATCATGCATAGTTTGCTATATATCTTTGGTTTAAGCTAGGCAAATATAGGAAAGAAAATGTAAAGCAATTTGAGCAACTATGCAATTACGTACCATGCAATGAAGAAGATTTTACTTTTCTGGCAATTCTCATTAGTTATGAAATCATAATCAAAGACAGCATAGCGACACTCATCAGCAGGGAGAGATGCAGCGAATTCCTCGTAAGTTTCTTCAGGGCTCCCAAGTTTCTCTACCACCACCTGCTGAGACTCGATCTTGAAAATGATGAATCGGTAGTTCCTCTTTGTCTTTAGTTCCAAGAACTTCAGCTTACATTCATCATCAACAGCCATTCCAGACGCCGCGTTCGCCTAATTAATCCAAATGTTTAATTGGAAAatataaagagaagaaaacagacaTGTATGGATCAAACAATTTCCAAGAAAACACATGGACCATCCTGCTCGATAAACACGTACGGTGGATTGAAATTATAAGGCATGAATCATTTGAGCTGCTGAATTCAATGAATGAACAGAAATGAAATCgatttttaagaaatagaaaTGGCCTCgaataaaaatttgatgaaatgaCAATTCCTGCTGAATATCCACAGATTTGATCCAACATCGCATCATGCTAGGCTTCCatataaattaatgaaagctAGCAATGTAGAACTTAGAAGATTAATGACGCATGCTTTTCAGAATATCATAAGAACATAGGAGCATACCATGTTGACTTCCAATGAGAGCAGAAACCTTGTGAAAACTCAGGAAGGAAAAGGGAATGGAAAGATGGGCGTGCAGAAGAGGAGAGGAGAAGGGGGTAAAGATCAGATCCTTGATTCGGGGTATACAATGAGGTCAGACAAATATGGGGAAGGTGAGAAATTTGAGGGACAAAACATGGGTTGAGAGTTGTCTAATATTCCTAGGCTCATCGTGTCCACAACAACGGTTTCATGCATCAAAGACAGCAAAAATAGTAAGCTCTAAACAGATTAACGTTGCCACGTTATGCCTCTCTTCTCAACCCCTCTATCACGTATCAACTTGCTgcctctttttgtttttgagaaaaaaataaaaaaaaaatagtgtgcTCTATTTTAAGGGTTTGCATATAAATATAGTAATTTTTATCAGGGCATTGGTCAATGATCAgttaaaaggttttttaatgGGATTAATTTTgctggtaaattttttttacagagAATGGCGAGGTGGGGTAAAATAGAGTTGGGGGAAATCAAGCTGCGATTGGAGGGGGAAAAAAATGTACAAATTTACCATCAATATTTAAACGATCATGGAAAATCTgtcataaaaaaagataaaaaacaaagattaatatatttattaagtgCAAGCTATTGAACACTGCGAGATAAAATGATGCTGACTCAACACAAAAATGATTTGCCTCTTTGAAGGTCAGTTAAACATAAAGCCTCCTCATTTCAACAATGTTTGGAATTACACGTGGACAATACTTTTAAAgagatttaattctttttaagcttaatgttattatttttaacgttttaatatgttaatattaataaaaactaaaaaatatatattattttaaagtattttcaaacaaaaaaaacactttaaaaaacaatcattaaattcaatcttcatctattattcatctCAAGACAGTTTCTACCCTACAAAGTTCACTGCTTTAGGACcttgtttcttttttgattttacATGAACATCTTTTGAATCAGAAGGATCGATTTTTGAATCAGATGACTTGTCTTCAGGAATGCTATACATGTTTCCTGTCATAAAATCATCATCAAGCTCATCTCGGCTAACAAACCTAGTCACCCGCCCGGTAGGCCTTACTTCCCTTCCAGTAGCTGAAATTCGGAGATAAATAATGGGGTAAGTAAAACCAGGCACATTATatagaaaagaagaataagaaaggaaagaaagaacacATATGGTCTTTAAAGAACATATATGCAGACAACAttcattttcaaaaattgtACAAGACAGTACTGGTCTGCAACCCATACCATATTTTTGACAATTCCCGTATCAAGTCTCATTTCCATGGAGCTCATGTTTTGCTCTGTGACCCAAACTGTGGGTTGACACATCATACTAGGATTTGTATACGACTCTTTATCATGTTATATCAGCCTCTATCCTAGTACAGTAAGGCCACACAATTCATGCTTCAACCAGCAGAACAAAGCATTTTTGACGAATTACTGTTATCAACCATTTCAATAGAGCGTGGTGATTTTTGCCAGCTCCGGTAGTGTGTATCAGATTGTACAGTCAAAGCAGCTACCATTCTTGATCCAGCACTACCCATTTTCCTGTTTCCTATTTTCTCTTGTTTGTCTAATAATGTTTTACTATTTCATTACGGTCGAGA
The genomic region above belongs to Populus alba chromosome 12, ASM523922v2, whole genome shotgun sequence and contains:
- the LOC118060568 gene encoding actin-depolymerizing factor 7-like isoform X2 codes for the protein MANAASGMAVDDECKLKFLELKTKRNYRFIIFKIESQQVVVEKLGSPEETYEEFAASLPADECRYAVFDYDFITNENCQKSKIFFIAWSPDTSRIRSKMVYASSKDRFKRELDGIQVELQATDPSEMSFDIIKSRAL